Proteins found in one Sorghum bicolor cultivar BTx623 chromosome 1, Sorghum_bicolor_NCBIv3, whole genome shotgun sequence genomic segment:
- the LOC8080772 gene encoding hydrophobic protein RCI2B → MADDNTVTLVRLILAIILPPLGVFLKHGLKLEFWICLILSFFAYLPGIIYAVWVIIKKDDD, encoded by the exons atGGCGGACGACAACACGGTGACGCTGGTCCGCCTCATCCTCGCCATCATCCTCCCACCGCTCGGCGTCTTCCTCAAGCACGGCCTCAAG TTGGAGTTCTGGATCTGCCTCATCCTGTCCTTCTTCGCCTACCTGCCGGGGATCATCTACGCCGTCTGGGTGatcatcaagaaggacgacgacTAG
- the LOC8082599 gene encoding uncharacterized protein LOC8082599: MAAPRSVSVRVADRALRGVADLIKLLPSGTVFMFQFLSPLVTNNGHCALALNKVLSGALVALCGASCAFSSFTDSYVGADGRVYYGVVTPRGLRTFATDPDAAARDLSPYRLRAGDFVHAALALLVFAAIALLDADTVACLYPALELSERTMMAVLPPVVGAVAGYVFMVFPNNRHGVGYQPTTATEDFQHKY, encoded by the coding sequence ATGGCGGCGCCACGGAGCGTGAGCGTGAGGGTGGCGGACCGCGCGCTGCGAGGCGTGGCGGACCTGATCAAGCTGCTGCCGAGCGGCACGGTGTTCATGTTCCAGTTCCTCTCCCCGCTGGTGACCAACAACGGGCACTGCGCGCTGGCGCTCAACAAGGTGCTGAGCGGCGCGCTGGTGGCGCTCTGCGGCGCCTCCTGCGCCTTCTCCTCCTTCACCGACAGCTACGTGGGCGCCGACGGCCGCGTCTACTACGGCGTGGTGACGCCGCGGGGCCTCCGCACCTTCGCGACCGACCCGGACGCCGCCGCCAGGGACCTGTCGCCGTACCGCCTCCGCGCGGGGGACTTCGTCCACGCCGCGCTGGCGCTGCTCGTGTTCGCCGCCATCGCGCTCCTCGACGCCGACACCGTCGCCTGCCTCTACCCGGCGCTCGAGCTCAGCGAGCGCACCATGATGGCCGTGCTCCCGCCTGTCGTTGGTGCCGTCGCCGGGTACGTGTTCATGGTGTTCCCGAATAACCGCCATGGCGTTGGGTACCagcccaccaccgccaccgagGACTTCCAGCACAAATactag
- the LOC8080773 gene encoding probable transcription factor At5g28040: protein MVSSSFPDADAYGNGDSDDLDFPVDPNPNPVFSSSPVAAPAAAAPASGSGAGAGERRPLFQRLWTDEDEIVILRAFAEFTAQRGTSFASHQYDTTPFYEDMRRRLNTGFTKNQLVEKIRRLKRKYRNCVERLRVAGAGFTFRSPHEQAIFEIARTIWRPASDKHGRDSDDEGGGVAHDGHFAIAPFGIDVAAAAAANGESAKSPTSRPRRGRRRRTGDFPADAVTETLALPPAPMQMPVMTEDALPSFPQVTAASVMDGGGCGLSVDPPSGLPGALSAAAAATAVSGSSTAENPILAAMFKEMVRAMLTVGGGGSTALLGLEPPPPIAGVPMEGEKWRQQRIRELEVYLRRIDLLQDQARAALEELRSAPHAGGMNT from the coding sequence ATGGTGTCCTCCTCCTTCCCTGACGCCGACGCGTACGGCAACGGCGACTCCGACGACCTCGACTTCCCCGTCGACCCAAACCCCAACCCGGtcttctcctcctcccccgTCGCCGCCCCCGCAGCAGCGGCCCCCGCGTCCGGTagcggggccggggccggggagCGGCGCCCGCTGTTCCAGCGCCTGTGGACGGACGAGGACGAGATCGTGATCCTGCGCGCCTTCGCCGAGTTCACGGCGCAGCGGGGCACCTCCTTCGCGTCGCACCAGTACGACACCACCCCCTTCTACGAGGACATGCGCCGCCGCCTCAACACCGGCTTCACCAAGAACCAGCTCGTCGAGAAGATCCGCCGGCTCAAGCGCAAGTACCGCAACTGCGTCGAGCGCCTCCGCGTCGCCGGCGCCGGATTCACCTTCCGCTCCCCGCACGAGCAGGCCATCTTCGAGATCGCCCGCACCATCTGGCGCCCAGCCTCCGACAAGCACGGCCGCGACTCCGACGACGAGGGAGGCGGCGTCGCCCACGACGGCCACTTCGCCATCGCCCCCTTTGGGATCGacgttgccgccgccgccgccgccaacggGGAGTCCGCCAAGTCCCCGacctcgaggccacgccgtggccgccgccgccgcacgggCGACTTCCCCGCCGACGCGGTCACCGAGACGCTCGCGCTGCCGCCGGCGCCCATGCAGATGCCGGTGATGACCGAGGACGCGCTCCCCTCCTTCCCGCAGGTGACCGCGGCGTCGGTCATGGACGGTGGCGGCTGCGGCCTCAGCGTGGACCCACCCTCGGGGCTGCCGGGCGCGCTgtcagcagcggcggcggcaacgGCCGTATCCGGCAGCAGCACCGCCGAGAACCCCATCCTGGCGGCGATGTTCAAGGAGATGGTCCGCGCGATGCTgaccgtcggcggcggcggcagcacggCGCTTCTGGGGCTGGAGCCGCCGCCCCCTATCGCGGGGGTGCCGATGGAAGGGGAGAAGTGGCGGCAGCAGCGGATCCGGGAGCTGGAGGTGTACCTGCGCCGGATCGACCTGCTGCAGGACCAGGCGAGGGCGGCGCTGGAGGAACTCAGGTCCGCGCCGCACGCCGGAGGCATGAACACTTGA
- the LOC8082600 gene encoding uncharacterized protein LOC8082600 isoform X2 produces MGECAPTAAVATASTAKTSVWWDIDKCAVPRGRCDPHRIAHNLIAALASAGYVGPVSIAAYGDAARVPPPVLAALSATGICLNHVPAGSKDTSEKRMLVDMLFWAFDNPPPGNYLLISGDQDLSDLLHRLRMKRYDILLVRPPNASSQVLAAAAKKVWLWENLTAGDLLLPEPPPPRSVLGCKLHLNSSDTLKCSHSKVVVDYGKSDCNGKEGSQIRARTLQKYVKKASYSSTPEISQDRVVPAGGVSQSSTGRTLSEVDHYSVSSLSSSSPDSTKRAKANTSLPLENRTLSNLSSHRHVLSTHPQAEATTQPVLADKPGISTGCLPRNAALNFGASNGQCNQMSQHFRCFEAQSKLHSEFTTGNYKGKAVNRHVSKPLQIYVKKTTNITFGSANKPVGSIGVPECPVGKSTIELDQASVSASATSTQSHSSAQRPIASAHLHQVKAPHESILGKKPSTSVELHQVKAPHEPILGEKPSTSVELVRVPHESILSERPSTSAENASRNGTHDSDVCAINYNPTYRQFKSSEAQNKLNSCSNVGDSSGKLGNEYKTNKEQPYAKWINIFTASVSNEINPSTRTFDNSDGSTSSYPSQSLSASSSSKSLQSAKDGATSIFGKQNSTSFQCAAKSGTFVFGASSGQYHQTYQQAQSSLPSEQHNSGTSIVHVHSDSIDSHRGSSASPSVKHNGVPFAQTQTCSSGSAFEGLDDICNSLSRLNISECPQGTTETRPQGPRTNGPSMGMPNNYGHPVGFHESRSSFHLDSNSSCNLNHSSDPQSGQPPFSDYTYTVGHQPNISSDMQSSEHSEDKPRHLPNSAEPEVGIILQALDILKTEKIFPTETNIADCICYGDLNLTGFDVKKALELAIRREAVVMKKLLNDMPLFVAKDESLWKCVNVTNTKAKNPTDELETVYKYISSPDGHSAMMNSQSRYQAAMILKRSCMQQYALGDILQVLHIVIVRKKWLVPHPSGWQPLSLITTADTATTDAPGKVKSSFPVICLG; encoded by the exons ATGGGAGAGTGCGCGCCTACGGCGGCGGTCGCGACGGCGTCGACGGCCAAGACGTCAGTGTGGTGGGACATCGACAAGTGCGCGGTGCCCCGCGGCCGCTGTGACCCGCACCGCATCGCCCACAACCTCATCGCCGCGCTCGCCTCAGCGGGGTACGTCGGCCCCGTCTCAATCGCTGCCTACGGCGACGCAGCCCGGGTACCCCCGCCCGTCCTGGCAGCGCTCTCCGCCACCGGCATCTGCCTCAACCACGTCCCCGCCG GGAGCAAGGACACCAGTGAGAAGAGGATGCTTGTCGACATGTTGTTCTGGGCATTCGACAATCCTCCACCGGGCAACTACTTGCTTATCTCAGGCGATCAGGATCTCTCTGATCTCCTTCACAGACTTAGGATGAAACGCTATGATATCCTGCTAGTACGACCTCCCAATGCATCGTCTCAGGTGCTTGCTGCTGCAGCTAAGAAGGTCTGGCTCTGGGAAAACCTTACAGCAGGAGACCTGCTGCTACCAGAGCCGCCGCCTCCAAGAAGTGTGCTAGGTTGCAAGCTGCATCTGAATAGTTCAGATACCTTGAAGTGTTCACATAGCAAGGTTGTTGTCGATTATGGCAAGAGTGATTGTAATGGAAAGGAAGGCAGTCAAATTAGAGCGAGAACTCTTCAAAAGTATGTTAAGAAGGCAAGTTATTCATCTACTCCTGAAATTAGTCAAGATCGTGTAGTGCCAGCTGGTGGAGTTTCTCAAAGTTCTACAGGAAGGACACTGAGTGAGGTTGACCACTATTCTGTTtcatcattatcatcatcaagtCCTGACTCAACAAAACGTGCAAAAGCGAATACCTCACTTCCATTGGAAAATCGCACTTTGTCCAACTTGTCGTCTCATAGACATGTCCTGTCTACTCATCCACAAGCAGAAGCAACAACCCAGCCTGTCCTTGCTGATAAGCCTGGCATATCAACTGGGTGTTTGCCAAGAAATGCTGCTCTTAATTTTGGTGCTAGTAATGGTCAATGTAATCAAATGTCTCAGCATTTCAGATGCTTTGAAGCACAGAGTAAGCTTCATTCTGAGTTTACAACAGGCAATTATAAGGGAAAGGCAGTCAATCGACATGTGTCGAAGCCACTTCAGATATATGTAAAGAAGACGACAAACATCACATTTGGTTCTGCTAACAAGCCAGTTGGTTCAATTGGGGTTCCTGAATGTCCTGTAGGAAAGAGTACGATTGAGCTAGACCAAGCTTCTGTTTCAGCATCGGCAACTTCTACTCAGTCCCATTCATCAGCTCAAAGGCCTATAGCTTCTGCTCATTTGCATCAAGTGAAAGCACCACATGAATCCATCCTTGGTAAGAAGCCTAGCACATCAGTTGAGTTGCATCAAGTGAAAGCACCACATGAACCCATCCTTGGTGAGAAGCCTAGCACATCTGTTGAATTAGTGAGAGTACCACATGAGTCCATCCTTAGTGAAAGGCCTAGCACATCAGCTGAGAATGCATCAAGAAATGGGACACATGATTCTGATGTTTGTGCTATCAATTATAATCCAACATATCGGCAATTCAAATCTTCTGAAGCACAGAACAAGCTCAACTCTTGCTCTAATGTGGGTGATAGCAGTGGGAAGTTAGGAAATGAATACAAGACCAATAAAGAGCAACCCTATGCAAAATGGATAAATATTTTCACAGCTTCAGTAAGCAATGAAATAAATCCGTCTACTAGAACTTTTGATAATTCTGATGGAAGTACTTCAAGCTATCCAAGTCAATCTTTGTCAGCATCGTCAAGCTCCAAATCGCTTCAGAGTGCAAAG GATGGAGCAACCTCCATTTTTGGTAAGCAGAATAGCACATCATTTCAGTGTGCTGCCAAAAGTGGAACTTTTGTTTTTGGTGCTAGTAGTGGCCAGTACCATCAGACATATCAGCAAGCCCAGTCTTCCCTGCCATCAGAGCAACATAATTCAGGTACTAGTATAGTACATGTTCATTCTGATTCGATAGATTCGCATAGAGGCAGCTCTGCTTCGCCATCAGTTAAGCATAATGGTGTTCCTTTTGCACAAACACAAACATGCTCCAGTGGCTCAGCTTTTGAAGGTTTGGATGATATTTGCAATAGTTTAAGCAGACTGAATATTTCTGAATGTCCTCAAGGAACTACTGAGACCAGGCCTCAAGGTCCACGTACTAATGGTCCTTCAATGGGAATGCCAAATAATTATGGACATCCTGTAGGTTTTCACGAGAGCAGATCATCTTTTCACTTGGATTCTAACTCCAGCTGCAATCTGAATCACTCCAGTGACCCTCAAAGTGGCCAACCTCCTTTCAGTGACTATACTTACACTGTCGGGCACCAACCTAATATATCCAGTGATATGCAAAGCTCTGAACACTCTGAAGATAAGCCAAGGCATCTGCCAAATTCTGCTGAGCCTGAAGTAGGAATAATATTGCAAGCGTTGGACATATTGAAGACTGAAAAGATATTCCCAACAGAAACAAACATTGCAGACTGTATATGTTATGGAGACCTGAATTTAACAGGTTTTGATGTTAAGAAGGCTCTTGAACTTGCCATTCGACGTGAAGCTGTCGTTATGAAGAAATTACTAAATGACATGCCATTATTTGTCGCAAAAGACGAGAGCCTCTGGAAATGTGTGAATGTAACAAATACCAAAGCAAAGAATCCCACAGACGAGCTAGAGACAGTTTACAAGTACATTTCATCCCCCGATGGCCACTCTGCAATGATGAATTCTCAGTCAAG GTACCAAGCTGCAATGATCTTGAAGAGATCGTGCATGCAGCAATATGCACTGGGCGACATTCTGCAGGTTCTGCATATCGTTATCGTTCGAAAGAAATGGCTTGTGCCTCATCCTTCAGGCTGGCAGCCGCTGTCCTTAATCACAACAGCGGATACGGCAACTACTGATGCTCCAGGAAAAGTTAAATCTTCTTTTCCTGTGATCTGTCTCGGATAG
- the LOC8082600 gene encoding uncharacterized protein LOC8082600 isoform X1, with translation MGECAPTAAVATASTAKTSVWWDIDKCAVPRGRCDPHRIAHNLIAALASAGYVGPVSIAAYGDAARVPPPVLAALSATGICLNHVPAGSKDTSEKRMLVDMLFWAFDNPPPGNYLLISGDQDLSDLLHRLRMKRYDILLVRPPNASSQVLAAAAKKVWLWENLTAGDLLLPEPPPPRSVLGCKLHLNSSDTLKCSHSKVVVDYGKSDCNGKEGSQIRARTLQKYVKKASYSSTPEISQDRVVPAGGVSQSSTGRTLSEVDHYSVSSLSSSSPDSTKRAKANTSLPLENRTLSNLSSHRHVLSTHPQAEATTQPVLADKPGISTGCLPRNAALNFGASNGQCNQMSQHFRCFEAQSKLHSEFTTGNYKGKAVNRHVSKPLQIYVKKTTNITFGSANKPVGSIGVPECPVGKSTIELDQASVSASATSTQSHSSAQRPIASAHLHQVKAPHESILGKKPSTSVELHQVKAPHEPILGEKPSTSVELVRVPHESILSERPSTSAENASRNGTHDSDVCAINYNPTYRQFKSSEAQNKLNSCSNVGDSSGKLGNEYKTNKEQPYAKWINIFTASVSNEINPSTRTFDNSDGSTSSYPSQSLSASSSSKSLQSAKVNGSNLLLSDQIPLLTDNLHQDGATSIFGKQNSTSFQCAAKSGTFVFGASSGQYHQTYQQAQSSLPSEQHNSGTSIVHVHSDSIDSHRGSSASPSVKHNGVPFAQTQTCSSGSAFEGLDDICNSLSRLNISECPQGTTETRPQGPRTNGPSMGMPNNYGHPVGFHESRSSFHLDSNSSCNLNHSSDPQSGQPPFSDYTYTVGHQPNISSDMQSSEHSEDKPRHLPNSAEPEVGIILQALDILKTEKIFPTETNIADCICYGDLNLTGFDVKKALELAIRREAVVMKKLLNDMPLFVAKDESLWKCVNVTNTKAKNPTDELETVYKYISSPDGHSAMMNSQSRYQAAMILKRSCMQQYALGDILQVLHIVIVRKKWLVPHPSGWQPLSLITTADTATTDAPGKVKSSFPVICLG, from the exons ATGGGAGAGTGCGCGCCTACGGCGGCGGTCGCGACGGCGTCGACGGCCAAGACGTCAGTGTGGTGGGACATCGACAAGTGCGCGGTGCCCCGCGGCCGCTGTGACCCGCACCGCATCGCCCACAACCTCATCGCCGCGCTCGCCTCAGCGGGGTACGTCGGCCCCGTCTCAATCGCTGCCTACGGCGACGCAGCCCGGGTACCCCCGCCCGTCCTGGCAGCGCTCTCCGCCACCGGCATCTGCCTCAACCACGTCCCCGCCG GGAGCAAGGACACCAGTGAGAAGAGGATGCTTGTCGACATGTTGTTCTGGGCATTCGACAATCCTCCACCGGGCAACTACTTGCTTATCTCAGGCGATCAGGATCTCTCTGATCTCCTTCACAGACTTAGGATGAAACGCTATGATATCCTGCTAGTACGACCTCCCAATGCATCGTCTCAGGTGCTTGCTGCTGCAGCTAAGAAGGTCTGGCTCTGGGAAAACCTTACAGCAGGAGACCTGCTGCTACCAGAGCCGCCGCCTCCAAGAAGTGTGCTAGGTTGCAAGCTGCATCTGAATAGTTCAGATACCTTGAAGTGTTCACATAGCAAGGTTGTTGTCGATTATGGCAAGAGTGATTGTAATGGAAAGGAAGGCAGTCAAATTAGAGCGAGAACTCTTCAAAAGTATGTTAAGAAGGCAAGTTATTCATCTACTCCTGAAATTAGTCAAGATCGTGTAGTGCCAGCTGGTGGAGTTTCTCAAAGTTCTACAGGAAGGACACTGAGTGAGGTTGACCACTATTCTGTTtcatcattatcatcatcaagtCCTGACTCAACAAAACGTGCAAAAGCGAATACCTCACTTCCATTGGAAAATCGCACTTTGTCCAACTTGTCGTCTCATAGACATGTCCTGTCTACTCATCCACAAGCAGAAGCAACAACCCAGCCTGTCCTTGCTGATAAGCCTGGCATATCAACTGGGTGTTTGCCAAGAAATGCTGCTCTTAATTTTGGTGCTAGTAATGGTCAATGTAATCAAATGTCTCAGCATTTCAGATGCTTTGAAGCACAGAGTAAGCTTCATTCTGAGTTTACAACAGGCAATTATAAGGGAAAGGCAGTCAATCGACATGTGTCGAAGCCACTTCAGATATATGTAAAGAAGACGACAAACATCACATTTGGTTCTGCTAACAAGCCAGTTGGTTCAATTGGGGTTCCTGAATGTCCTGTAGGAAAGAGTACGATTGAGCTAGACCAAGCTTCTGTTTCAGCATCGGCAACTTCTACTCAGTCCCATTCATCAGCTCAAAGGCCTATAGCTTCTGCTCATTTGCATCAAGTGAAAGCACCACATGAATCCATCCTTGGTAAGAAGCCTAGCACATCAGTTGAGTTGCATCAAGTGAAAGCACCACATGAACCCATCCTTGGTGAGAAGCCTAGCACATCTGTTGAATTAGTGAGAGTACCACATGAGTCCATCCTTAGTGAAAGGCCTAGCACATCAGCTGAGAATGCATCAAGAAATGGGACACATGATTCTGATGTTTGTGCTATCAATTATAATCCAACATATCGGCAATTCAAATCTTCTGAAGCACAGAACAAGCTCAACTCTTGCTCTAATGTGGGTGATAGCAGTGGGAAGTTAGGAAATGAATACAAGACCAATAAAGAGCAACCCTATGCAAAATGGATAAATATTTTCACAGCTTCAGTAAGCAATGAAATAAATCCGTCTACTAGAACTTTTGATAATTCTGATGGAAGTACTTCAAGCTATCCAAGTCAATCTTTGTCAGCATCGTCAAGCTCCAAATCGCTTCAGAGTGCAAAGGTGAATGGCTCAAATCTGCTGTTATCTGATCAGATACCTTTACTTACTGATAATTTGCATCAGGATGGAGCAACCTCCATTTTTGGTAAGCAGAATAGCACATCATTTCAGTGTGCTGCCAAAAGTGGAACTTTTGTTTTTGGTGCTAGTAGTGGCCAGTACCATCAGACATATCAGCAAGCCCAGTCTTCCCTGCCATCAGAGCAACATAATTCAGGTACTAGTATAGTACATGTTCATTCTGATTCGATAGATTCGCATAGAGGCAGCTCTGCTTCGCCATCAGTTAAGCATAATGGTGTTCCTTTTGCACAAACACAAACATGCTCCAGTGGCTCAGCTTTTGAAGGTTTGGATGATATTTGCAATAGTTTAAGCAGACTGAATATTTCTGAATGTCCTCAAGGAACTACTGAGACCAGGCCTCAAGGTCCACGTACTAATGGTCCTTCAATGGGAATGCCAAATAATTATGGACATCCTGTAGGTTTTCACGAGAGCAGATCATCTTTTCACTTGGATTCTAACTCCAGCTGCAATCTGAATCACTCCAGTGACCCTCAAAGTGGCCAACCTCCTTTCAGTGACTATACTTACACTGTCGGGCACCAACCTAATATATCCAGTGATATGCAAAGCTCTGAACACTCTGAAGATAAGCCAAGGCATCTGCCAAATTCTGCTGAGCCTGAAGTAGGAATAATATTGCAAGCGTTGGACATATTGAAGACTGAAAAGATATTCCCAACAGAAACAAACATTGCAGACTGTATATGTTATGGAGACCTGAATTTAACAGGTTTTGATGTTAAGAAGGCTCTTGAACTTGCCATTCGACGTGAAGCTGTCGTTATGAAGAAATTACTAAATGACATGCCATTATTTGTCGCAAAAGACGAGAGCCTCTGGAAATGTGTGAATGTAACAAATACCAAAGCAAAGAATCCCACAGACGAGCTAGAGACAGTTTACAAGTACATTTCATCCCCCGATGGCCACTCTGCAATGATGAATTCTCAGTCAAG GTACCAAGCTGCAATGATCTTGAAGAGATCGTGCATGCAGCAATATGCACTGGGCGACATTCTGCAGGTTCTGCATATCGTTATCGTTCGAAAGAAATGGCTTGTGCCTCATCCTTCAGGCTGGCAGCCGCTGTCCTTAATCACAACAGCGGATACGGCAACTACTGATGCTCCAGGAAAAGTTAAATCTTCTTTTCCTGTGATCTGTCTCGGATAG
- the LOC8080774 gene encoding pyruvate dehydrogenase (acetyl-transferring) kinase, mitochondrial: protein MASEPVARAVAEEVARWGAMRQTGVSLRYMMEFGARPTERTLLLAAQFLHKELPIRIARRALDLDSLPFGLSTKPAILKVRDWYVESFRDIRSFPEVRNREDELAFTQMIKMIRVRHTNVVPAIALGVQQMKKDLGGPKAFPPGIQEIHQFLDRFYMSRIGIRMLIGQHVALHDPDPEPGVIGLINTKMSPMTVARIASEDARAICMREYGSSPDVDIYGDPGFTFPYVTPHLHLMIFELVKNSLRAVQERYMDSDKLAPPVRIIVADGAEDVTIKISDEGGGIPRSGLSRIFTYLYSTAENPPDLDGHNEGVTMAGYGYGIPISRLYARYFGGDLQIISMEGYGTDAYLHLSRLGDSEEPLP, encoded by the exons ATGGCGTCGGAGCCGGTGGCGCGGGCGGtggcggaggaggtggcgcgctgGGGCGCGATGCGCCAGACCGGGGTCAGCCTGCGCTACATGATGGAGTTCGGGGCGCGCCCCACGGAGCGGaccctcctcctcgccgcgcaGTTCCTGCACAAGGAGCTCCCCATCCGCATCGCGCGGCGGGCGCTCGACCTCGACTCGCTCCCCTTCGGCCTCTCCACCAAGCCCGCCATCCTCAAG GTGAGAGATTGGTATGTGGAGTCATTTCGTGACATCCGGTCCTTCCCAGAGGTGAGGAACCGGGAAGATGAGCTCGCCTTCACCCAGATGATCAAAATGATCAGGGTGCGGCACACCAATGTGGTGCCCGCAATTGCATTGGGTGTGCAGCAGATGAAGAAGGACTTGGGAGGTCCAAAGGCGTTCCCCCCTGGAATCCAGGAGATCCATCAGTTCCTTGATCGCTTCTACATGTCAAGGATTGGGATCCGGATGCTGATAG GGCAGCACGTCGCTTTGCATGACCCTGATCCAGAGCCTGGTGTGATAGGGCTTATAAACACAAAAATGTCACCTATGACAGTAGCTCGAATTGCTAGTGAAGATGCACGTGCTATTTGCATGCGGGAGTATGGATCATCTCCTGATGTTGACATATATGGTGATCCGGGTTTTACATTTCC ATATGTTACACCACATCTACATCTCATGATTTTCGAGTTGGTGAAGAACTCCCTTCGCGCGGTACAGGAACGGTATATGGATTCTGATAAGCTTGCACCTCCAGTTCGAATCATAGTTGCTGATGGAGCAGAGGACGTGACTATTAAG ATTAGTGATGAAGGTGGTGGTATACCAAGGAGTGGCCTCTCAAGAATTTTCACGTATCTCTATAGTACAGCAGAAAACCCTCCTGATCTGGATGGACATAATGAAGGAGTAACTATGGCTGGATATGGTTATGGGATCCCTATTAGTCGTCTTTATGCTCGATATTTCGGTGGGGACTTGCAGATCATCTCTATGGAAGGATATG GAACTGATGCTTACCTCCACTTATCACGGCTGGGAGATTCAGAGGAACCCTTGCCTTAA
- the LOC8080775 gene encoding novel plant SNARE 13 — MATDVPMTPELEQIDGEIHDIFRALQNGFQKMDKIKDSNRQAKQLEDLTVKMKECKRLIKEFDRILKDEESNNPPEINKQLNDRKQFMIKELNSYVTLRKTYQSSLGNNNKRVELFDMGAGSSEPAVEDNIQMASAMTNQQLIDAGRNQMDQTDQAIERSKMVVAQTVETGAQTAATLTAQTEQMKRIGNELDTVHFSLKKASKLVKEIGRQVATDKCIMAFLFLIVVGVIAIIVVKIVHPNNKNIRDIPGLAPPAQNYQNRRLLWAEAFIGP; from the exons ATGGCGACCGACGTGCCCATGACCCCGGAGCTCGAGCAGATCGACGGAGAGATCCACGACATCTTCCGCGCCCTCCA AAATGGATTCCAAAAGATGGATAAGATTAAAGATTCAAATAGGCAAGCTAAACAGTTGGAAGATCTTACTGTGAAAATGAAGGAGTGCAAGCG CTTGATCAAAGAGTTTGATCGCATTCTCAAAGACGAGGAGTCAAATAATCCACCTGAGATCAACAAGCAGCTAAATGATAGAAAACAGTTCATG ATCAAAGAGTTGAATTCCTATGTCACCTTGAGGAAAAC ATATCAAAGTAGCCTTGGTAACAACAATAAGAGGGTTGAGCTCTTCGATATGGGTGCTGGAAGTAGTGAGCCTGCTGTTGAGGACAATATTCAAATGGCATCAG CCATGACAAATCAACAACTCATTGATGCTGGAAGGAACCAAATGGACCAAACAGATCAAGCTATTGAACGTTCAAAAATG GTTGTAGCACAAACTGTTGAGACTGGAGCTCAAACTGCTGCTACATTAACAGCGCAA ACAGAGCAAATGAAGAGAATTGGTAATGAGCTAGATACTGTCCACTTTTCACTGAAGAAAGCTAGCAAACTAGTGAAAGAGATTGGTCGCCAG GTAGCGACTGACAAATGTATCATGGCATTCCTCTTTCTTATCGTTGTGGGTGTGATTGCTATCATTGTTGTTAAG ATCGTCCATCCGAATAACAAAAACATCCGAGACATTCCAGGACTGGCTCCGCCTGCTCAAAACTACCAGAACAGGAGATTATTGTGGGCAGAAGCTTTCATAGGTCCGTGA